In Nocardioides jishulii, the DNA window AAGGGCGACCTGCTCGCCACCGTGGTCGTGCAGGTGCCCGGAACACTCTCTCCGGCTGCGCGCGAGGCCGTCGAGGCCTATCGTGAGGCCACCGCTGACCGTCGGTTGAGGACGAACCTGTTCGAGGAGGGGTGATGAGCAGCTTCGGAGTGCCGTCGCCCGACGCGGCCGTCTACGTCATCTCCGTTGCCGCCGAGCTCACCGGGCTCCACCCGCAGACGCTGCGGACGTACGAACGGCTGGGCCTGATCACGCCCGTCCGTACCGGCGGCGGCGGTCGCCGCTACTCCATCCGCGACATCGAGCGGCTGCGGCAGATCGCCGACCTGACGGGTGCCGGCATCGGGCTCGAGGGCGTACGCCGGATCCTCGACCTCGATGCCCGGGCCACCGCCCTGGCGGAGGTCAACCGCGAGTTGCTGGAGGAGCTGCAGGCCACCCGTGAGGCACTGCGGCAGGCCCAGGCAGCGCTGACGGGCGAGCAGCCGACCGGTCAGCGGGCCGGCGGCCAGCCCAAGGGCGGCAGCAGCAACCGGCTCCCCGCCCTGCGCCAGAACGGCACGCAGTCGTCGCTCGTCGTCTGGCGTCGCCAGCGCTGAGCGGCCCAGCCTCCGCGGAGCGGGGCAGGAATCACAGGGTCTTGACGGACCCGAAGTCCCTCACGAGCGGGTAGGGCCGCACCGGTCGGACGGCGCCGCCCTCGGCGACCTGGATCAGGTGCTCGGCGATCGTACGGGCCGAGACGCCCTTCACGATGTAACCCCACGCGCCCTCCTGCAGGGCCGCCTCGGTCATGTAGGTGGCACTGATCGCGGAGCAGACGACGACCTTGGTGGTCGGGCAGTCCTCGTAGATCAGCGGGAGGATCTCCAGGCCACCGATCTCCGGCATGTGCAGGTCGAGCACGACGATGTCGGGCTGCAGCGTCTTGACCATCTCGATGGCGGTCTCGGCGTCGCCGGCGTCACCGGCGATCCGGAAGCCGGCGGACTCGAGGGCGACCCGCAGGACGAAGCGGACCTCCTCGTCGTCGTCGACCACGACCACGGACACCTGGTGGCCGCGGATGTCGCGCACGGTGGTCGGGCGGGCGTCGGCCTCGGGCTGGGCCTCGACGACCGGTGCAGGCGCGGGCGCCTGCTTGGCGCTGCGGAACAGTTTCATGGTGGGTTCTCCTCCCCCTGGAGCCCGGTCATCCTGTCACGCGCACGAGCCGATTGTGGGGGGAATGCGGCGGCGCTACCTGTTCTTGGGGAGGAGCCGTCTAGACGTCTCCGCGACCCCGCGTCGAGGGGTCGCGCTCGCCGCGCGAGGCGCGGTTCTCGGCGATGCGCTGGAGCATCTCGTTGTAGGCGACCAGCTCGGCGTCGTCGTCACGGTCCGCGCGCCGGTCGGCCTGCTTGGCGCGGCGGGTGTCGTCGCGGAACCACTGCGCGAGCAGCACGATCGCCACGAGCAGCAGCGGGATCTCGCCCATCGCCCAGGTGAGGCCGCCGCCGAGGGACTGGTCGGCCAGCAGGTCGGTGGCGTAGGGGCGCTGGATCGTCGAGTAGTACTCCGCGCCGATCAGCGCCGTCGTCGTCATCACGGAGATGGCGAAGAAGGCGTGGAAGGGGGCCACCGCGATCAGCAGTCCCAGCCGGCCCAGGTGCGGCAGCCGCTTCGGCAGCGGCGCCGAGCCGATCAGCACCTCGTAGTACAGGAAGCCGGCGAGCAGGAAGTGCAGCTCCATCAGGGTGTGGCCCAGGTGCACCGACATCAGCCAGTCGTAGATCCCGGTGAAGTAGATGGCGTAGAGGCTGCCGACGAACATCACCGTGGCGAAGGCGGGGTTGGTGACGATCCTCGACCACCGCGAGTTGAGGAAGGCCACCAGCAGCTGCCGTGGGCCGTCGCCGCCGGGTGAGTCCGGGCCGGGCAGCGCGCGCAGCGCGAGGGTGATCGGCGAGCCGAGCACCAGCAGCACCGGCGCCAGCATCGACAGCACCATGTGGCTGGTCATGTGCACGCTGAACATCACGTGCGACCAGACGCCCAGGCCGCCTATGGTGGCGAAGGCGACGGCAGCGAGGCCGAGGAACCAGGCCAGGGTGCGCGCCCACGGCCACGCGTCGCCGCGCCGGCGCAGCGTACGCAGCCCTAGCAGGTAGCCGACGGCGCCGAGGCCCACGACGGCCAGGCCGAGGCCCGAGAGCTGCCACGTGGTGAGCATCCCGACGAAGGACGGCTCGGGAGGCATCGGGCCGCCGAGCAACCGCTCCGCCTTGGAGGTGTACGGCGCGCCGACCGGCGGCGGGGTGCGGGAGAGCGCCACGCCGAGGCCGATCGCCACCGACATGGCGGCGACCTCGATGCCGCTCAGGGCGGTGAAGCCGCGCCACGACGGCGCGGAGGCCGAAAGGGCACGGCGCAGGCGGGAGGCCACGACGCCGACCGCGACCAGCACGAGCACCTTCACCAGGGCCGCACGTCCGTAGCCGCTCGTGACGAACTGGGTGAGCCCGTCGAGCCGCACGTAGGCGCTGAGGAGACCCGAGGCGGCGACCAGGCCGAAGCACCAGGCGGCGAGCGCCGAGAAGCGCCGGGCAGCGCGCAGGCGCAGCGCGTCGTCGGAGCGCAGGTGCCACCACAGTGCGAGCACGCCAGCCGTCCACAGGACCGCGGCGAGCACGTGGAAGCCGATGGCCACCACGGCCGTGGAGTGGCTGCCCGCGGAGGCCGAGTGGCCGGTGAGCAGCGTCGGTACGAGGGCGGCCAGGGCCAGCAGCAGCGCCAGCGCGGCGCGCCATGCGGTGGTGACGAGCAGGGTCAGCAGCGCGAGCAGGACGACCAGGCCGAGCTGCCAGGTCAGCGAGACGCCCTGGGAGAAGTCGGCGAGGAAGGTGGCGACGTCGTCCGGGCGTACGTCGGTGGCAGGCACCGCGAAGACGTCGGCCGTGGTCAGCCACATCTCGGCCAGGGTGAGCAGCACCCAGACCCCGGCCGCCCAGCGGGCGGTGCGGGCAGCGGTGCGCTGGACGCCGACGAGCGGGTCGCGCAGCTTGACCGCGGTGAGCAGGGGGACGACGAGTCCGGCCGCCACCAGCACGGCGACCGCGTCGCCCAGGAAGGAGACGGTCGGCAGCGCCCAGGCGGTGAGGGGGCCGGCGTCGGGCAGGCCGGGCAGCGGAGCGGCGACGCCGCCCGCCGCGGCGAGCACGATCGCCATGACGCCCAGGCCGAGGGCGGCGACGGCGACGAGCCCGGCCAGCGGCCGGGGCGTCGAGCGGGGCGTGGGAGGCGCGGTGGCGTCGGGGGGAGCGGAGGTGGTCATCGAGGCTCGCGCCGCCCCTTGGCCGTGCGTGCCACCAGCGCGGCGACGAGCAGGACGATCACCAGGAGCAGCAGCACGCCGCCGGCGACCAGCCACGAGACCGACCAGGTGTCGTCAGTGCTGCCGGCACTGCCGGTGCCCTCAGGGGCATTGGGGTCCGTGGCGCTCTGCGACGGCGTCGGGTTCGGCACGCCGGACTCCGAGCCCTCGAGCTCGAGCGTGAAGCGCACCTGTCCCGTGATCGGGTGGCCGTCGGAGGAGATGACCCGGTAGGCGATGGTGTACGCCCCACCGGCCTGACCGCGCTCGACCGCCTGGCGCACCTCGTCACCGTCGACCTCGGCCTCACCCGTCTGGAGGCCGCCGCCGTCGGGGCCGGTGACGACGACGGTCGCCGGGCCACTGACCTGCTCGCTGAAGGTCAGCACGACCTCGGCGGGAAGCTCGGTGAGGGTGGCGCCGTCCTCGGGGGTCGATCCGGTCAGCCCGGCGTGCGCCTGGGCGGGAGCGGCGCCCAGGGCCATCGCCACCGTGACGAGTCCAGCGGTGAGGGCCGCGGCGAGCGCGGGCGCGACAGGACGGCGGGTGCGGGTCATCGGTTCTCCCGGGGAGGGTGTGCTGGGCCTCCGGCCATGCTACGGAGGCGGGACCACCGCGTACGTCCTGCACGAGCGACCACCCGTCGAGTTGTGGCCACAGCCACATGCGACGGGCGGTCCCGGGAGGGGCGCGCGCTCAGCAGCCGCCGAAGGCTGCGCCCTTCTTCAGCCTGACCTTGGAGGTGGGGCGCTTGCCGTGCTTCAGGGAGTAGGAGCGGGCCCAGTCGACCTGCCCCTTGGCGCTGTCCATGGTCTTGTTGCCGGCGCCGACGAAGGTGAGGCGCAGCGTCATCGGGCCCTTGGGCAGGGCGGCCTTGGCGCGCACGGTCCCGACCGGCTTGCCGTTGAGGAACCAGGTGAGGTGCTTCCGCGTGACCTGGACGGCGACCGAGTTGGCGCCCGACGGCAGCGAGCGGAGCGTGCGGCCCCACTTCGTGCCCTTCGGGCCGCGTACGCCGAAGGTCAACGGCGATCCCGGGCCGCGGGACTCGCCGAGCACGATGCTGGAGGTGCCACAGGCGCGCGAGGCCTGCGCGACCGGGACGAGCTCGTAGCGCATCGCGTACTTGCGTCCGGTGCGGGAGTTCTGGGTGGTCACGCCGCGCACCTCCCAGCGGCCGAAGCGGTCGGCGGCACCCTTGAGGGTGGCCGACGTGGTGCCGTGGGCGCCGTTCGGGGCGCTGCCGTAGCCGTCGCTCGCGAAGAGCATGCCGCCGTTGCGCAGGGTCACGCGGCCGGTGCCGGTGCTCGACTCGGTCCAGGTGCCCTTCGACCTCGACCCCAGTGACGGGGGCGAGGAGAGCGACTGGCCGTACTCCCACTCGTACCGGAACCGCGGGTCTCGGCCCCAGCCGTAGGTGGACCACGCGTGCCGGCGACCGCCGTCGGAGGAGGCGGTGGCGGTGGGGACGCCCTGCACCAGCCCTGCCGCGACGGCGGAGGTGGCCACGGCGCCCTGGCGGTGCGGGAAGCTGCCGTCCTTGACCCGGCCTGCCTTCGCGGTGACCTGGTGGGGGAAGGAAGCGGTCCGGCCGAGGTCGTCGCCGTGGGCGGTCCAGCGCTCGAGGCGTACGCGGTAGACGTCGCCGGCGGCGCGGTGGCGGGTGGTGAAGGAGGCGAGGCCGTAGGTGTCGGAGGTGGTCGTCTCGACGTCCTCCCACACCGTGGGCGACACGCGGCGTTGCAGCGTCATCCTCCGACCGGTGAGCACCACCGACGGCAGGTCCCGGTAGCCGGTGTAGGCGCGACCCACGGTGTCGGCCAGGAAGGTGAGGTCACGCCCGACCACGCCGGGGGAGGTCTGGGTGAGGATGACGTCCTGGGTGCGGGCGTGGGTGAGCACCGCCGGGCTGGTGTGCTTGCCGGCCTTGACCCGGTAGCGCACCCCCCACATCGCGCCGGCACGAGTGGTGACCGAGAACGAACCGTCGGAGTTCGTGTGGCCCGCCGAGCCCGGCACGTCGACCCAGGCGTCGCCGGCGCGGCCCGCGTGGCGCTGCACGACGAGGGCGCGGCGCCCGGACGTGCCGACGTGGCCGTCCAGGACCAGGCGTGAACCGCCGACGAACTTGTCGTTGCCGGGGGTGAGGGTGAGCGACGGGTCTGCGGCATGGGCGGGGGTGGCCTGCAGCAGCGTCACCGAGAGGACGGAGGCGGCCAGGGCAGAGGTGAGGCGGACGACGGTGTTCACAGGGGGATCCGTTCCCTTGGGGGGTCGGCGTGATCGGGGGGTCGGCCCTTTCAGGTTAGGACCAAATCTGGGTATGCGCGCCCCTTGGGCAAAAGAAAGCCACGTCACACGAATCGGTGGAGTTGAGTGGAACAGACTCAATTTTCCTGACGTTGTGCAGAGTGAGCCGTCATCACGGCCACGGTCGACCCCACCTCCGGGTGGGGCGAGACTGGAACCAGATCCCGCCGGGACCCACAGGAGGACGCAGTGAGTCAGTTCGGAGCCGACAAGTTCACCACCCGCAGTCGTGAGGCCATCGAGGCTGCCCAGCTGGCCGCCACGACCGGGGGCAACAGCCAGACCGAGCCCATCCACCTGCTCGTCGCGCTGCTGCGTGAGGAGGACGGTGTCGCCCGCAGCCTGATCACCCGTTCGGGCGCGGACGTCGCCGTCGTCGCTGCTCGCGCCGAGGCCGCGCAGGCTGCCCTGCCCAAGGCCAGCGGCAGCACGGTGCAGCAGCCCGGCGCCTCCGCCTCCCTCACCCGGGTGCTCGCCTCCGCGCTCGACCTCGCCTCGTCGATGAAGGACGACTACGTCGCCACCGAGCACCTGCTCGTCGCTCTGGCGACCGTCGAGTCCAGCGCGGCGAAGGTGCTCACCGACTCCGGCCTGACCGCCGACGGACTGCGTGAGGCCGTGACGGCCGTGCGGGGCAACCGGCGCGTCACCAGCCAGGAGGCCGAGTCGACGTACGAGTCGCTCGAGAAGTTCTCCGTCGACCTGACCGCCGCCGCGGAGGAGGGTCGCCTCGACCCGGTCATCGGCCGCGACGCCGAGATCCGGCGCGTCATCCAGGTGCTCAGCCGCCGCACCAAGAACAACCCGGTGCTCATCGGTGAGCCCGGCGTCGGCAAGACCGCCGTCGTCGAGGGGCTCGCCCAGCGCGTCGTCGCCGGTGACGTGCCCGACTCGCTCAAGGGCCGCCGCGTCCTCAGCCTCGACCTGGCGGCGATGGTCGCCGGCGCGAAGTACCGCGGCGAGTTCGAGGAGCGGCTCAAGGCCGTGCTCGAGGAGATCAAGCAGGCCGGCGGCCAGATCATCACCTTCATCGACGAGCTGCACACCGTGGTCGGCGCCGGCGCGGGGGGCGACTCCTCCATGGACGCCGGCAACATGCTGAAGCCGATGCTCGCCCGCGGCGAGCTGCACATGATCGGTGCGACCACGCTCGACGAGTACCGCGAGCGCATCGAGAAGGACCCGGCCCTGGAGCGGCGCTTCCAGCAGGTCTTCGTCGGTGAGCCCAGCGTCGAGGACACCATCCAGATCCTGCGCGGCATCCAGGAGAAGTACGAGGCGCACCACGGCGTGCGCATCACCGACGCCGCGCTCGTGGCCGCCGCCACCCTGAGCGACCGCTACATCACCGGCCGTCAGCTGCCCGACAAGGCCATCGACCTGATCGACGAGGCCGCCAGCCGGCTGCGCATGGAGATCGAGTCCTCGCCGGAGGAGATCGACCAGCTGCGCCGCAGCGTCGACCGGCTCAAGATGGAGCAGTTCGCGCTGGAGAAGGAGACCGACCCCGCCTCCGTCGAGCGCCTCGAGCACCTGAAGGGCGAGCTCGCCGACCAGCAGGAGGAGCTGCGCGCCCTCGAGGCCCGCTGGGAGCGCGAGAAGGCTTCCCTCGAGGGTGAGGGCGAGCTGCGCAAGCAGCTCGACGCGCTGCGGATCGAGGCCGAGCGCCTGATGCGTGAAGGTGACCTGGCCAAGGCCAGCGAGATCCAGTACGGCCGCATCCCCGAGCTGGAGAAGCAGATCGAGGCCGCCACCGCGGCCGAGCCCGCCACCGAGACGGAGAAGCTCGTGGGCGACGAGGTCGCGCCCGAGCAGATCGCCGAGGTCGTGGAGGCCTGGACCGGCATCCCGACCGGCCGCATGCTCCAGGGCGAGACCGCCAAGCTCCTCGAGATGGAGCAGGTCATCGGTCAGCGCCTCATCGGTCAGGAGGAGGCCGTCGGCGCGGTGAGCGACGCCGTACGCCGCTCGCGTGCCGGGATCGCCGACCCCAACCGGCCCACCGGCTCCTTCCTCTTCCTCGGCCCCACCGGGACCGGAAAGACCGAGCTGGCCAAGTCGCTGGCCGACTTCCTCTTCGACGACGAGCGGGCGATCGTCCGCATCGACATGAGCGAGTACTCCGAGAAGCACTCGGTCTCGCGGCTCGTCGGTGCGCCTCCCGGCTACGTCGGCTACGACGAGGGTGGTCAGCTGACCGAGGCCGTGCGGCGTCGCCCCTACAGCGTGGTCCTGCTCGACGAGGTGGAGAAGGCCCACCCCGAGGTCTTCGACATCCTCCTGCAGGTGCTCGACGACGGCCGGCTCACCGACGGCCAGGGGCGTACGGTCGACTTCCGCAACACGATCCTGATCCTGACCTCCAACCTGGGCTCGCAGTTCCTGGTCGACCCGACCCTGGACCCCGAGACCAAGAAGGAGCAGGTGATGAGCCTGGTCAGGGCCTCCTTCAAGCCGGAGTTCCTCAACCGCCTCGACGAGATCGTCACGTTCTCGGCGCTCACCCGCGACGAGCTGGCCCACATCGTCGACCTGCAGCTGGCGCTGCTGGACAAGCGGCTGGCGGTCCGCCGGATCACGATCGAGGTCACCGACGAGGCACGCGAGTGGCTCGCGGACACGGGCTACGACCCCGCCTACGGCGCCCGCCCGCTGCGCCGCCTGATCCAGACCGCCATCGGCGACCCGCTCGCGAAGATGCTGATCGCGGGCGAGGTGACGGACGGCCAGCGCGTCGTCGTCAGGCGTGGCGAGGACGGCCTCGACCTGGTCACCTCCGCCCACTGACCGCGTACGTGTGCCGCACGGCCTCCTCCCGGAGGTCGTGCGGCACCGGCGCGAGTTGGTCTCCCATGATGGAATGACCGCGTGAGCAAGCCAGATGCACTGCCCCGTCCGCCCCAGGTGACCATGCTGGGCTGGATGATCATCATCGGGTCCGTCTTCGTGGTGGTGAACGTCTTCGAGACCCTCACCGGGCTCCGCTCCCTGGAGACCCGCGAGATGGTCGAGGACTACCTGGCCACGGCACCGGGGTCCGACCTCGGTTGGAGCGTCGAGACCGGGATCGGCGCGCTGCGGATCACCGCGATCGTCGCGGCCATGTCGTCGGCTGCCTCGGCGGTGCTCGGCTGGTTCGTGCTCCAGCGCAACGTCGCTGCCCGTGTGGTGCTGTCGGTGCTGGCCGTCCCGCTCTTCTTCGCGGGCGTCGTGACCGGCGGCTTCATGTCGTCGCTGGTGGCGGCCTCCGTCGCGCTGCTGTGGATGCAGCCGGCGCGCAACTGGTTCAACGGGATCGCGCCGCCCAAGCCGCAGCCCTTGGGCCGTGATGACTCCGGGGCTCGCAACCCGTTTGCCCGGCCGGAGGAAGGACCGCGTACGCCCGAGGTCACCGGCACGCCCGACCGTCCGACCGACGCGCGTCCGGTCGACGGCTTCGGCGACCGCCCCACCTGGGGCGCCCCGCTGGGTGGCCCCGAGCAGCCGCCCGTGCCCGTCGGGCAGCCTGAGGGTCCTCCGAGCCCCTACGGTCACCAGCCCGGGACGCCCTACGGCGCCCCGACCGTGGCGCCCCCGCAGCCCTACGCCCCGGCGCCCCAGGCCCAGCTGGGTCAGCAGCTCGGTCAGCAGCCCGTCGGCAAGCGGCCTCCCGCTGCAGTGTGGGCCGCGCTGATCACCTGGGCCTTCGCCGGCTTCGCGCTCCTCTCGTCGGCCTTCGCCGTGATCGCGCTGGCGGTCGACCCCCACCAGATGGACGCCCAGATCGACCATGTCCTCAAGGACGTCGAAGGTCAGCAGGGCGCCGAGGCCATCACGTCCGACATGCTCATCGGGACGATGATCACCTTCGGTGTCGGACTCGCGATCTTCAGCCTCGTCGCCTGCCTGGCCGCGGCGCTCCTCCTGGCGCGGCGCAAGCAGGGTGCGATCATCCTGATGATCACCGCTGCGTTCACCGCCGCCTTCTGCCTGCTCGGTGGCCTCGCCGCCGGACAGGTCCTCCTGCTGCCGCCCGGCCTGGCCGCCGTCGTCGTGCTCGTGCTGCTGCGACGCCGCGAGCTGCGGGCCTGGCTCGACGCCCGCTGAGGCTCGTCGGGCCCTCCGGAACGTCAACAATGGGGTAGAGGCGGCGTTGGCCGCCGGCCCTCGACCAGGTGCCCCTTTTTGGGTGATTCGCCGAGATGTGCGCACTGCCTAATCTCTCCGCAGTGGGTCCGGCGTTCGGGGGAAGCCGGACCCACCTACCCCAGCAGCCTCAGACCCAACAGGCTCAGGCGCGCAGGTCCGCGGCGCCGAGCCGCCGCAGCGCCTCGTCCAGCACGTCGGTCTGCTTGCAGAAGGCCCACCGCACCAGGTGACGCCCGGCGTCGGCGTCGTCGTGGAAGACCGAGGCCGGGATCGCCACCACGCCCGCGCGTTCGGGCAACGCCTCGCAGAAGGCCAGGGCGTCCGACCAGCCCAGGGAGGCCACGTCGGAGAGGGCGAAGTAGGTGCCCTGCGGGGTGTACGTCGTGATGCCCAGGTCGGTGAGGCCGGCGACGAGGTGGTCGCGGCGCTCGCGCAACGACGTACGCAGCATCCTCGGGAAGTCGTCTGCCTCACCGAGCGCGACGGCCACGGCGGGCTGGAGCGGGGCGCCGGAGGTGTAGGTCAGCCACTGCTTCGCCGTCGTCAGCGCCGCCACCAGGTCGCGCGGCCCGGTGGCCCAGCCGATCTTCCAGCCGGTCAGCGACCAGGACTTGCCGACGCTCGACAGGGTCAGGGTGCGCTCGGCCATCCCCGGCAGCGTGCAGAGCGGGACGTGCTCGCTGTCCGGGTCCAGCACGAGGTGCTCGTAGACCTCGTCGGTCACCACGGTGAGGTCGTGCTCGAGGGCGACCTCGGCGATCGCCGACAGCTCGGCCCGGGTGAGCACGCTGCCCGTGGGGTTGTGCGGGGTGTTGAGCAGGATCAACGTGGTGCGCGGCGTGACCGCGGCCCGCAGCTCGTCGACGTCGAGTCGGAAGTCGGGGGCGCGCAGGGTGACGGGGCGGCGTACGCCCGCGGCCATCTGGATCATCGCCACGTAGGAGTCGTAGTAGGGCTCGAGCACCACGACCTCGTCGCCCGGCTCGACCAGCGCCAGCAGGGCCGCCGCGATCCCCTCGGTCGCCCCGGTGGTCACCGCCACCTGGTCCGCCGGGTCGAGGGGGATCCCGTAGTGACGCCACTGGTGGGCCGCGATCGCCTCGCGCAGCGCCGGGATGCCGATCCCGGGGGCGTACTGGTTGTGCCCCTCGACGAGCGCCCGACCGGCGGCGCGGAGCACCGAGGCCGGGCCGTCGGTGTCGGGGAAGCCCTGCCCCAGGTTGACCGCCCCGGTGCGCGCGGCGAGGGCAGACATCTGGGCGAAGACCGTCTCGCTGATGCCGGCGATGCGGGAGGCGGTGGGGCGCATGGGCCGAGCGTAGCGCCGTGGAGTCAGCGCGCCAGGCGTCCAGCGCCTCGCCGGGGCGGGCGGTCGATCTGGGAGGATCGGGGCATGTCTGACGCCACCCGCCCCGTTGACGAGACCACCGCCGCACCGTCGGCCGACCCGACGCTCGCCGCGGACATCGACGCCTGCTGCCGCCTGAGCGGCGAGTTCACGCTGCGCTCCGGCCAGGTCTCCCACGAGTACTTCGACAAGTACCTCTTCGAGTCCGACCCCGCGCTCCTCGCCCGGGTCGCCGACCAGATGGTCGCGCTGGTGCCCGAGGGCACCGAGCTGCTCGGTGGCCTGGAGCTCGGCGGCGTGCCGATCGCGACCGCGCTGAGCGCCCGCACGCTGCACCCGACCCTCTTCGTCCGCAAGAAGGCGAAGGAGTACGGCACCTGCAAGCTCGCCGAGGGCCCTGACGTGGCCGGGCGCCGGATCACCCTGGTCGAGGACGTCATCACCACCGGTGGCGCCGTGCGCGACGCCGTGCGCGAGCTGCGGGCTGCCGGCGCCGTCGTCGAGGTGGTCATCTGCGCGATCGACCGCTCGCCCGAGGGGGAGAACCCGCTCGCCGACGTCGAGCTCGAGGTGCGCCCGGTGCTCACCAAGGCGCAGCTGGACGAGGCGCGGGCCGCAGCCAGCTGAGCCTCGCAGACTGACTCTGCCGACTGACTCCGGCCGAGCCTGGCGTCCCCTCACGGGCAGGCGTCAGGCGCGGTCGTTCCCGTCGCCCTCGACCTCCTGGCCGAGGATGTCGCGGTCGGGACCGCCGTCCTGCGGCCCGATCTCCGCGCCCGGCGCGTTGACGCGCTTGTGGCGCCACCACTCCCAGGCCATCGGGATGACCGAGAAGGCGACGATCGCGATGATTGCGTAGTCGATGTTCTCGCCCAGCGCCGGGAAGACGCTGCCGAGCAGCGCGCCGAGCAGGGTGATCGAGAGGACCCAGGCCACGGCGCCGATCAGGCTCCACTTGAAGAAGCGGCCACGGTCCATCTGGGTGACGCCCGCGACCACGGTGATGTAGGTGCGCACGAACGGCACGAAGCGGCCGATGACCAGCGCCTTGTTGCCGTGCTTGTCGAAGAACGCGGTGGTCTGGTCGAAGTACTTGCGCTTGAGGATGCGGCCGTCACGCTCGTAGAGCGGGGGTCCGATCTTGTGCCCGATCTCGTAGCCGGCGACGTTGCCGCCGAACGCTGCCACGATGAAGAGCCCCATGCCGATGACCAGCTCGAGCCAGATCGGACCGGGGAAGATGTCGATCCCGGTCTCGGGGTGGGCGAGGAAGATACCCATCGCGAAGAGGAGCGAGTCGCCCGGGAGGAACGGGAAGAAGAGCCCGCACTCGACGAAGATGATGAGCATGCTCAGCCAGAAGAGCTCGGCTCCGAACTGGGCGAGGAGCCACTCGGGATCCATCCATTTCATGCCGAACAGCATCGGTTCGAGCACGACGGCCTGCAGATCAACGAGGGGGCTCACGCGCGAAAGCGTACTGGCAGGCACCTAGGGTGACGGCATGGACGAGCGCATGGAGGAGCAGCGCGCTCCCTACGACCCGATGCCGCACGGGCGACCCGAGGTGGGTGTGGGGCCGTGGCCCGGGGGGCGGGAGGCATGGCCGACCGGCGAGCAGTACGACGTCGAGCTGCTGGAGCACGGCGACCGGCGCAACGTCGTCGACCGCTACCGCTACTGGACGATGGAGGCGATCGTCGCCGACCTCGACACCCGCCGCCACACGTTCCACGTTGCCATCGAGAACTGGCAGCACGACTTCAACATC includes these proteins:
- a CDS encoding DedA family protein, giving the protein MSPLVDLQAVVLEPMLFGMKWMDPEWLLAQFGAELFWLSMLIIFVECGLFFPFLPGDSLLFAMGIFLAHPETGIDIFPGPIWLELVIGMGLFIVAAFGGNVAGYEIGHKIGPPLYERDGRILKRKYFDQTTAFFDKHGNKALVIGRFVPFVRTYITVVAGVTQMDRGRFFKWSLIGAVAWVLSITLLGALLGSVFPALGENIDYAIIAIVAFSVIPMAWEWWRHKRVNAPGAEIGPQDGGPDRDILGQEVEGDGNDRA